The Fervidobacterium pennivorans DNA segment GTGGAAGTTTGACCATAATAGCAACCGCACTTGTTGAAACCGGTTCAAAAATGGACGAAGTAATATTCGAAGAATTCAAAGGAACAGGTAACATGGAGCTGGTTTTGTCAAGACAACTTGCAAACAAAAGGATATTCCCAGCAATTAACATTACACTTTCTGGAACTAGAAGAGAGGAACTGCTCATTGAGCAGTCCAACCTTAAGAAAATCTGGTTATTGAGACGTATGCTTGATTCCATGAGCGAAGAAGAAGGTCTGAAATTACTTCTAAACAAGCTTAAAGATACGAAAACAAATGCAGAATTCTTAGCACTCATAGATGCTCAAAAAAATGTTTAGATTTATTGAGCGGTGTGAGAGGTGCATTTATGTCTTCTGAACGCTCCTACTTACTGTGGGAACAACCCAATGGAAGATTTTTGGTTTTTCTAATCACATTTGTGATATTTTTAAGTCATGTGACCTTACTGTTAGCAGTTTCACAGAAGGCAATAGAATATTACTCTGCTGCGGAACTTTCCTATAAATCCGGGGACTATTCGACTGCTTTGAAAAATTACGAGTTAGCGCTCTCGACCGATCCTACAATAGAAGGATACGATTCTCAGATAAAGTTTAAAATGGGTATATCTGCCTATATGGTGGGTGACTACGACAAAGCAAGAAGTTATCTTGCCGGTTACAACAATGAATTTGTCAGAGCCCTGCTTGATTCTATAAGCCAGCGAAAAGCTCAGGATGAATGGAAAAAATGGATTTCAACCTACAGACCAACAACTGTAGAAGAAGCTACACAAGTAGCTTCTCAAGTGGAGAAAAAATCTAAAAGTAACTTTTTACCTATTTTTCTCATCTTTGTGATAACATTTGCTGTTCTTTTGATTGCAGAGTTTAGAATTTACAAAGCTAGAAGGATGGTAATTGAGCTTCCTAAAAAACCTGCCGAAGCCACCTTGCCACCCTCGACCGTTGGTCAAAATGTTTCTGAAAGTTTTGTAGAGCCTTCTGAAAAATTGTTTTCTGAGGAGTTCGAACTTATACCAAAAGAAGCAAGAATTGTTGATTTTGAACAACTATTGCAAAGTGAAATTGATGTTTTCAAAGATATCTTCGAACAAATACCTCAAAAAGAGGAAACAAAGCAAAAACCAACAGAAGCTAAAGGTGCAGAAGAAATTGAAAAGGAACGTCTCGCTGAAGCAGCCGATAAAGCGGTTGAAAGAGAGAAAATCGTTGAGGAAATACTGGGTGAAACTAAGGAACTAATCGAGGATTTGGGGAAAGAAATCGTTGAACAACCTCAAGAAGAGGTACCTCAAACAGAACAAATAGAAATAGAAAGCATTGAAGCAGAACTTTTGAGTAAATTAAGGACTCAAAGAGATAGCTGGGCTGAAGAGAGCCAGCCCTCAGCCGAATTCTACGAGGAGATACAAAAAGATTTCTCAGAATATGACACTTTGGAAAAAATAACAGAAGAAGAAACTAAAATATTAGTTGAAAAACTCATTAAACTTAGGCAGGGGGAGAATAATTGATTGGAATAGTTTTGCTTTTGTATGCAGTAGCTTACGCTTACATAATTTTTTTGCCTCAAATTTCTTCTGTAACAACGTTTTTGTTCGGCTTAACGTCTGTCTTAGTTATTGGTAACTTTGACTTTTCACGGTTATCCTTAATCATCGATTTTAACACTTTGTTTATTCTTCTTGGAATGATGACATTGATTTCCATTTTAAAGGGAAACGGTGTTTTTGTTGAAATCTCCAAAATAATCCTAAAAGCCAGTAGAGGAAGGGTTTACGTAGCTATATTCTTCATATACATCGCTATATTCTTCCTCTCGAGTTTCTTGGATAATGTCACTACTATTTTGATTTTCATACCGATACTTTTCTATATTTCCGACGCGCTTCAAATAGATTCTAAATTGCTCCTTATAAATGCTGTGCTTTTTTCCAACCTAGGTGGAATGACAACAGCCATAGGCGACCCTCCAAACATAATTATTTACAGCGTGTCCCGTTTAAGTTTCATATCTTTTATAACCCATCTAATGCCTGTTGGTATAGCACTGCTGCTTGTACAATTTATATTCTTAGGGAGAAAACTCCGTGCAGAAGCTGTAAATACGATATTCCAATCAAGTGTGGAGAACGATACTTCTCAAAACCGTAAATGGCAGTATTATCTACTTGCATTTGTTTTTATTGTTACTTTGATGGTCTTTCACGAAGAACTTGGTATTGAGCTTGGAACAATAACAATGCTAGGAGCGATGAGCGTTTTGTTTGTTGAAGGGAAAAGTTTTCAGTCGGTTGTAGATGAAATTGACTGGGACACATTAATACTCATATCAGGTTTGTACCTTTTGAATTTTTCAATAGAGCACCTTAATTTTTATAGACCTTTTGTCTCTGTACTTTCCAAAATAAACAGCCCGTATTTGCTTGTTTTGTCTGTTCTGTGGTCTTCAATTTTCTTGACAGGATTTCTAAGCGCCCTACCAGTTACCCTAATGTATTTGGTCATCATTAAAAAATTAGTCCTTATGGGAGCACCCAATACACTGTACTGGGCCCTTGCCATTGGAGTTGGCATCGGGGGGAACTTGACCCCGATAGCATCTATGTGTAATATCGTTGGTAACAACCTTTTCAAGAATTTAAAAAACGAACGATTAACGTTTCTTCAGTTCACAAAGAATATGTTGAAGCCGGTTTTGCTTAGTGGTATAATCTCAAGTGTGTTTTTGTTAGTGTTTTCATTCACTGGGTTTTAAAGTAGCATTTTTAGGAGGTGACGCAGTTGAAATTAGTAGTAGCCTTGACGTTTTCGTTAGTTTTGTACTTTGTTGTTACTGGAAAACTCAACAAAACCATTGCCGCTATGGTTGGAGGATTAACATTATTAGCTATAAGAGTTTTTCCTGACCCGTATGAAGGTTTAAAAGAATCTATAGATATCAACACCTTACTCTTCCTCATTGGCATGATGATATTTGTACGCGTAATGGAAACCTCGGGAATATTTGAATACATAGCTATTAAGACTGTCAAAATTGCTGGCACAAGCTTACCAAAATTGTTCTTTGCCTTAACTTTTGTTGTTGGTTTTGTCTCGGCTTTTATCGATAACGTAACAACGATTTTAATATTCGTTCCTGTTACATTTGCAATCAGTGATATTTTAAACATAGACCCTGTTCCTTTTGTTCTTGGAGAGATATTCGCTTCTAACATTGGTGGTACAATGACCCCAATAGGAGACCCACCGAACATATTAATTACTTCCGCAGCTAAGATTCCATTCATTGAGTTCATAAAATATATGGTTCCAGTGAATTTAATTATACTGTTTTTAGCCGATGTTTCATTGCTCGTTATTTTCAAAAAGGAATTCAGCAGGCAATTTTCAAGAGATTTTCTGGAAGCGTTTGATGAAGCAAAGGTTGTTAAAAGCAGAAAACGGTTTGTATTAGCATCCGGATTCATGTTTTTCATAATCTTTTTGTTTTTGCTGCAAAAACCTTTGAAGCTTGAAAGTTCCATTATAGGTTTGATTGCTGGCTTTTTCGGTTTGCTAATATTTGAACCTCAAGAGATTACACCATTTTTGGAAAAGGTGGAGTGGGAAGTCATATTCTTTTTCTTAGGTCTCTTCATAATAACGGGTGCTATGGAAAAAGTTGGGATAATGAAAGACATAGCAAATTTTCTTGTTAAAATAGCATCAGGTTCCGCGGTTACCTTAGTTTCCGTCATAGTGTGGGCATCTGGTATTGTTTCCGGATTTGTAGACAACATACCATTTGCAGCAACAATGATTCCAGTGATAAAAGGCTTACCAACAATTAGTCCCCAATTTTCTAACATAACGCCGCTTTGGTACGCACTGTCTTTGGGAGTTTGTCTAGGTGGTAATCTCACGCCTGTTGGCGCATCGGCAAATGTTGTTGGACTCACACTCCTGAAAAAGTACAAAGGAAAAGAGATAGCGTTTCGCAGTTTTATTAAATATTCTTTTGCTGTTGTTACCATAAGTTTGGTAGTGTCAAATGTTTTTTCACTAATACTCCTCAAAATTCTTTAAAAACATATTTTGGATATTGGAATGAAAAGTATGGTTGATATTTCAAATTTTTTGTACCCAAAGACTCTAGAGGAAGCAGAAAGGATACAAAAAGAATTTTTGAAAAAACTTGTCTTACTTCCTCTTGATTTTTCTAAGGTGACTTTGATTGCCGGTGTTGATGTCAGCTATGTTGGAGATCAAGCATTAGGAGTCGTTGTTGTGATAAATAAAAACTTTGAGGTAATTGAAGTAATTCATGAGACATTGAAGGTTACATTTCCGTATGTTCCCGGGTTTCTTGCTTTTCGAGAAGCACCCGTAATTTTAAAATGTTTCGAAAAGCTTAAAAGCAAGCCTGATGTTGTATTATTCGATGGTCAAGGAATTGCACACCCTCGAAGACTTGGAATAGCATCTCATGTTGGTATACTCTTAGATATCCCTACAATCGGAGTAGCAAAGAGTATATTATATGGAAAGTGTGAAAAACCATCCGATGTCGGACAAGCTACAGAACTAAAGGATAGAAATGGAGAGGTTATAGGTTTCTGTTATCTTTCAAAGAAAAACACAAAACCCATAGTAATCTCTCCGGGATATAAAACAAACTTGGAGAGTTCCCTCTACATCGTTAAATCCCTCATCAATGGTTTTAAGCTTCCGGAACCTGTAAGACTAGCTCATCACTATTCACAGAAATTAAAATCCTGATTGTGTACATTGTACACAACAGTACTAGCCAAAGCACCGGAGATTATCCATAGCTTTCTAAGGATTTTCTAAGCTTCAATGGATATAATCATCAGTGGTAGTTGAAAGATGAACTACTATTTATTCTTAGAAGGGGAGGTGTTGCCATGAGAAAAGTATTACCGTTACTCTTTGTGCTGCTTACATCACTCTTAGTATTTTCAGCTACCCAACCGCAGATGAAAGCTCTTTTAAACAACTTTATTTTAGAAAAGGAGCCCTTTGAAATTACAGGAACAGTTAAGGAAGTTGTATACAGACCTGGAAGGTTTGGATATTTGGTTTTGACAACAGAGGCAACAGAGGTTAAAGTGCCAGTTGACGAAAAACTTTCATTGGTAGTAAAACCTGATGAAAAAGTAACTGTCAAAGGCTCAAAGATTACGGCTTTCATACCTATTAGCTTGGAAACAAAGGGCTACAGACTTGTTTTCAGAAATAAGGTTCCAAAAAACGTTCAATTAACAGAACTTAAAGCCAAAATCAAGAAAATCGAAGTTGGTAAAAACTATGCAAACATTGTAATCCTGGACGAGAACAACAAAGAGTACAAATTCCCCGCTGGTTTAGTCCCGTTCTGGAGGAATTTAAAAGAAGGCGATGAAGTTAACATCTCAGGTTTCGAAAGAGTATTTGAAATCAAAGAAAGCATCACTGTCAATGGAAAGACATACATATTACCTGCTAAAGAACTTTTGACAAATCTTAGTCGACGCACTATTGTGTTTAAGCAAAGATTCACGCCGAGATTTTTCAGACATAGACTCTGATGATAAAAGCAAAACAAAAGCCAGGCTTCATGCCTGGCTTTTGTTTTGAATTTTATGATTTCCTTGGTCAATTATTCTCTACTTCCAAGTTCTCTATCGAGCATATATAAACCTGTTGGGCTATCTTGGAGCTTTTTAAGTTTTCTAACTATCAGGTCTGTTTGAGCCTCTTCTTCAACCTGCTCTTTTATAAACCATGCAAGGAACTGTTCGGTAGCATAGTCTTTCTCTTTCCTTGCGATTTCCAGTATATTGTTGATGCTCTTTGTTATGGATTTTTCATGTTCATACGCTGCTTCAAATGCTTCTAACGGGCTTTTCCAAGTGCTCTTAGGTTTTTCCAAAGCAGGAAGTTCAACCTTTGACCCGCGTTCATAAAGAAAATCATAAATTTTCATTGCGTGTCCTAATTCTTCCTTGGCTTGCACTTTCATCCATTTTGCAAAACCTGGCAAATCCATAGCATCAAAGTAGGTTGCCATTGAAAGATATAAATATGCTGAGAAAATTTCCTTACCTACCTGCTCGTTTAAAGCCTTAAGTACCTTTTCATTCATGCTAAATCCCACCCTTTCATAGTTTTCAAAGTACCTTTTCAATTTCATCATACGATGGTTCTATTCTTGGGTCTTCGGTAACCCAAGCGTAAATTACTTGTCCGTTTTCAACAACAAAAACAGCTCTCTTAGCAACTGTGTAATTTGGAATACCGACAAAGTTCTCATGCACACCACCGTATTGCCGAGCAACAATGCCTCCAAAATCTGAGAGCAACCTAAAATTCAGTCTGTTTTTCTCGGCAAATGCTTTGTTAGCAAACGGGCTATCAACACTGATTCCAAGCACAGTTGCATTCAAATTGTTGAATCTTACTAGCATGTCTCGGAAAGTACAAAGCTCCTTTTCACAGACACTCGTAAATGCACCGGGATAAAAGGCCAAAACTACCTTACCCTGAATTTCGGAAAGTTTCACTTTTTGTAGATTAGTATCGAATAATTCAAAATCTGGGGCTATTGAACCTTTTTGAACCATAAACTCAACCTCCTCGTGGTAAAAAATTTGTATCACCTAACATATTATACCAAATATAAATTTGTAAGTCAACCAATTTTGAAAAACAAAATCGTTGGCTAGACTGGTGCGTAAATCCAATCGACAGAGATATTGAGTTTGAAAAAGAAAATTACAGTAATTTACACTAATCTTCCTTTCCTCACTTTAAGTCACTGAAAACTTCAAAGTAACAATTGCAACTTTTTTGAAATGTGTGGTATAATATAGCTGAACCCACTGTGCGGGTTAATAGTCTCTCATCACATCCTTTTTGAAGGGGGGATTTTTGTGAAAAAGGTAGTAGTAGCATTCCTAAGTGTTTTCCTCGCGGTAGTGCTCCTTGCGTTTGACCCTACGGTCTACGTGGCGGCAACCATAGGTGAACCAGACACACTCGACCCACATCTAGCTTATGACACTGCAAGCGGTGAAGTTATCTACAACGTATATGAAAACCTTATTCAGTACAAAGGCAGAAGCGTTAGTGAATTTGAACCAAGGCTTGCAACGGAAGTTCCAACAGTCAAGAACGGACTCATTAAAGACGGCGGGAAGACATATGTATTTCCAATCAGAAAAGGCGTAAAGTTCCACAATGGCAATCCGCTGACACCAGAAGATGTTGAATACTCATTTGAACGCGGTCTTCTTTACGACCCAGAAGGCGGTCCAATGTGGATGCTTTGGTATGCAATCTTTGGTGTGCACTCAAGAGATGAGGCTCTCGAAGAGTTTGTTGGAAAACCAGTTAGTGAAATATTCGATAAAAGCGGAGAGCCAAAACCAGAATATAAACAAAAACTGATAGACTTTTACAAACAAGTTGTCGATCCAGCAATAGAAGTCCAGGGAGACAACGTAATTATTAAGCTCAAAAGACCATACGGTCCATTCCTCAACATCATTGCACAAAGTGCAAACTGGGCAGCAATCCTTGACAAAGAAACATGTATTAAACTTGGCCTTTGGGATGGAAAACCAGATACATGGTGGAAATACAAGGATATGCAAAAAGAACAATCACCACTCTATGCATGGGCAATGGGTACTGGACCTTTCAAATTTGTAGAATGGGACAGAAAGCAACAAAAAATCACGCTTGTTGCTAATGAAAATTACTGGAGAGAACCTCCAAAACTTAAGAAAGTAATAATCTGGGGTATTGACGAATGGTCAACAAGAAAAGCAATGCTTGAGAAAGGTGACGCAGATTCTATAGCTGTTGTTCTTGAATACCTCGACCAACTCAGAGGTAACAAGGATATTCAGATTATCGAAAACATTCCAACACTCTCTGTGACAGTTGTTGGTTTCAACTGGTCCATCAACCCATCAAGTAAGTATGTTGGAAGTGGAAAACTGGACGGTAACGGAATACCTCTTGACTTCTTCAGCGACGTATATGCCAGAAAAGCTGTTGCAGCAGCTATTAACTACGATGCACTCATTAGGGATGTTCTAAAAGGTTTCGGTAAGAGAATTCCAACGGCGTTGCCAGAAGGATTACTTGGATTTGACCCAACTCTTCCACTTTACAAATTTAATTTGAACGAAGTGCGCGCAAATCTCCAGAAAGCTTGGAAAGGAGAAGCATTGAAGAAAGGAATCAAGTTCAGTGTTGCTTACAACCAGGGTAACGTTGCAAGACAAAGAATTGCAGAAATGATAAAGATGTACATGGAAATGGCAGCGCCGGGAAAAGTTAAGATAGATGTTCAACCACTTCAGTGGCCAACATTCTTGGATGCAACGAAACGCGGCGAACTGCCAGTGTTTATACTCGGATGGCTTGCTGACTTCCCAGACCCAGATAACTTCATCTTTACATACTACCACAGCAACGGTGACTACTCATCAAGACAAGGTGAGAACTTCAGAAAATTCGTAAGCACTCCAAGAAAAGAACTTGGCGGTAAGAGCCTTGACGATCTCATCGAACAAGCCGCAGCAGAAACAGATCCAGCAGTTAGGGCAAAACTTTACTTGCAGATTCAAAAGTTCGTTATTGACAACTGTATCAGTGTTCCAGTTTACCAACCAGTTGGTGTTCGTGTCCAAAGAACGTGGGTAAAAGGTTGGTATGACAACCCAATGAGACCTGGTAACGACTTCTACATACTCTACAAAGCAAAATAATAGTTTTCATTAGTTTAAAAGGGTCGCCTTGCAAGGCGACCCTTTCTTTTTGTGTGCCCGGCATGAGCGGCAGCTTGGCGGTAAA contains these protein-coding regions:
- a CDS encoding ABC transporter substrate-binding protein, with the translated sequence MKKVVVAFLSVFLAVVLLAFDPTVYVAATIGEPDTLDPHLAYDTASGEVIYNVYENLIQYKGRSVSEFEPRLATEVPTVKNGLIKDGGKTYVFPIRKGVKFHNGNPLTPEDVEYSFERGLLYDPEGGPMWMLWYAIFGVHSRDEALEEFVGKPVSEIFDKSGEPKPEYKQKLIDFYKQVVDPAIEVQGDNVIIKLKRPYGPFLNIIAQSANWAAILDKETCIKLGLWDGKPDTWWKYKDMQKEQSPLYAWAMGTGPFKFVEWDRKQQKITLVANENYWREPPKLKKVIIWGIDEWSTRKAMLEKGDADSIAVVLEYLDQLRGNKDIQIIENIPTLSVTVVGFNWSINPSSKYVGSGKLDGNGIPLDFFSDVYARKAVAAAINYDALIRDVLKGFGKRIPTALPEGLLGFDPTLPLYKFNLNEVRANLQKAWKGEALKKGIKFSVAYNQGNVARQRIAEMIKMYMEMAAPGKVKIDVQPLQWPTFLDATKRGELPVFILGWLADFPDPDNFIFTYYHSNGDYSSRQGENFRKFVSTPRKELGGKSLDDLIEQAAAETDPAVRAKLYLQIQKFVIDNCISVPVYQPVGVRVQRTWVKGWYDNPMRPGNDFYILYKAK
- a CDS encoding ArsB/NhaD family transporter, producing the protein MTQLKLVVALTFSLVLYFVVTGKLNKTIAAMVGGLTLLAIRVFPDPYEGLKESIDINTLLFLIGMMIFVRVMETSGIFEYIAIKTVKIAGTSLPKLFFALTFVVGFVSAFIDNVTTILIFVPVTFAISDILNIDPVPFVLGEIFASNIGGTMTPIGDPPNILITSAAKIPFIEFIKYMVPVNLIILFLADVSLLVIFKKEFSRQFSRDFLEAFDEAKVVKSRKRFVLASGFMFFIIFLFLLQKPLKLESSIIGLIAGFFGLLIFEPQEITPFLEKVEWEVIFFFLGLFIITGAMEKVGIMKDIANFLVKIASGSAVTLVSVIVWASGIVSGFVDNIPFAATMIPVIKGLPTISPQFSNITPLWYALSLGVCLGGNLTPVGASANVVGLTLLKKYKGKEIAFRSFIKYSFAVVTISLVVSNVFSLILLKIL
- a CDS encoding peroxiredoxin — its product is MVQKGSIAPDFELFDTNLQKVKLSEIQGKVVLAFYPGAFTSVCEKELCTFRDMLVRFNNLNATVLGISVDSPFANKAFAEKNRLNFRLLSDFGGIVARQYGGVHENFVGIPNYTVAKRAVFVVENGQVIYAWVTEDPRIEPSYDEIEKVL
- a CDS encoding endonuclease V, with translation MVDISNFLYPKTLEEAERIQKEFLKKLVLLPLDFSKVTLIAGVDVSYVGDQALGVVVVINKNFEVIEVIHETLKVTFPYVPGFLAFREAPVILKCFEKLKSKPDVVLFDGQGIAHPRRLGIASHVGILLDIPTIGVAKSILYGKCEKPSDVGQATELKDRNGEVIGFCYLSKKNTKPIVISPGYKTNLESSLYIVKSLINGFKLPEPVRLAHHYSQKLKS
- a CDS encoding tetratricopeptide repeat protein, which encodes MSSERSYLLWEQPNGRFLVFLITFVIFLSHVTLLLAVSQKAIEYYSAAELSYKSGDYSTALKNYELALSTDPTIEGYDSQIKFKMGISAYMVGDYDKARSYLAGYNNEFVRALLDSISQRKAQDEWKKWISTYRPTTVEEATQVASQVEKKSKSNFLPIFLIFVITFAVLLIAEFRIYKARRMVIELPKKPAEATLPPSTVGQNVSESFVEPSEKLFSEEFELIPKEARIVDFEQLLQSEIDVFKDIFEQIPQKEETKQKPTEAKGAEEIEKERLAEAADKAVEREKIVEEILGETKELIEDLGKEIVEQPQEEVPQTEQIEIESIEAELLSKLRTQRDSWAEESQPSAEFYEEIQKDFSEYDTLEKITEEETKILVEKLIKLRQGENN
- a CDS encoding ferritin is translated as MNEKVLKALNEQVGKEIFSAYLYLSMATYFDAMDLPGFAKWMKVQAKEELGHAMKIYDFLYERGSKVELPALEKPKSTWKSPLEAFEAAYEHEKSITKSINNILEIARKEKDYATEQFLAWFIKEQVEEEAQTDLIVRKLKKLQDSPTGLYMLDRELGSRE
- a CDS encoding ArsB/NhaD family transporter, with the translated sequence MIGIVLLLYAVAYAYIIFLPQISSVTTFLFGLTSVLVIGNFDFSRLSLIIDFNTLFILLGMMTLISILKGNGVFVEISKIILKASRGRVYVAIFFIYIAIFFLSSFLDNVTTILIFIPILFYISDALQIDSKLLLINAVLFSNLGGMTTAIGDPPNIIIYSVSRLSFISFITHLMPVGIALLLVQFIFLGRKLRAEAVNTIFQSSVENDTSQNRKWQYYLLAFVFIVTLMVFHEELGIELGTITMLGAMSVLFVEGKSFQSVVDEIDWDTLILISGLYLLNFSIEHLNFYRPFVSVLSKINSPYLLVLSVLWSSIFLTGFLSALPVTLMYLVIIKKLVLMGAPNTLYWALAIGVGIGGNLTPIASMCNIVGNNLFKNLKNERLTFLQFTKNMLKPVLLSGIISSVFLLVFSFTGF